The Salvelinus fontinalis isolate EN_2023a chromosome 7, ASM2944872v1, whole genome shotgun sequence genomic sequence CACTGGGTTCTGTTACAATACGCTGTACATCAGGACATTGCTCATCATCTGGTAATGAAACATGGCATCTGCTTAACGGAcggcaaaaacaaaacaaacacacaaaacgCATGGAAAGATTTGACATGCAGTTGTTGTTGGAAGCAGACATGAAAAACAAGGTTAGTGACTTAAAAGGAAAGCAGAACCAACATGGAAGACGAAACAAAGATGGCGTGTTCAGGATAGAAACAGAAATTCAGAGAGAAATGGGATGAAACGTGATGAAATATGAaaagtcaaattgccagggtaaaGCACACAGATTTGATCAAACACCACCATCAAAAGGCAGCAGTTTATCATTAGGCTAAAGGTAGCCGCGCTGTTCAGTGTCTTCCATGACAGTAGCGTTATCATGCTAACACACACCTTTAGTTGGGCAGTACAAGCTAGGGTTGACCAAAAGCACCGCACACCAAGCATGCTAGCTACCACCCAGGCGCAGCCTACTACTAAACTGCTAGAGTGAAATGACATCAAAGCACTAGGGCCATGGAGAGATGGGAGATGAAGTCCAATGAGGTGTTCCACAACCTCTTTACCCATGACAAGATGGACTACATAGACTTCACCTCCCAGCTTGCACCTGGGCAAAGTGTTTTACAAATGTTCTCTAGACTAGTAAAGTCGCTTGCTCATTGCTAAGGTTCCACACTAGGTGGCTCTAGTGTTAGAGGCAGTGCTATGAGTAATATTCAGAAGGTGCAGCAGCCCAGAGATCATTAGTCAGTTCAATCAGCCAGCCAGCAGGGGACAGAGTAGACTGAACAACCAGAGTAGCCAGCTTAAGGGACAGGGGACATACCTCGATggcagtgagcttgtccagggggGTCTGGGGGGACATGGCTGGGCTGACATGgctggaggagggggagatggagatggaagAAGAGGTAGAGGAGGCGGAGGTGGGGGAGTGGTGGCTCTGCTGAATAAGGTCTGGCAGCAGGTGAATGCGGCCGGCAAAGCCGTTTTTCTCCTGGTGACCGTTACCAGGACCGGGAGGGGTATGTGCTTGAACGGCTTGACCGTGAGCCACACTGGGACccgaggaggatgaagagacatTGACCACCGGGCGCTTTTTGTCGCCCGCGCTCTGTAACCAAGAACAACCTCAACTTCTATCTCGTTGTTTCCCACTAGTAACTGTACATGATAGTATGCTTTACCAGCAAACAAAGACTCAAAATAGGAAATCAAACAAGATGATAACTGAAACCAGGGGTGgaagtgggtgggtggggggaatATATGGCTTACATTTAGTACTACAGACAAAAGAGAGGAGACATGATAACAACCAGAGGGTCTTCTGCAGTCCTACCTGTCTGATGACCAAGGTGCCATCCTTGGAGGGTGTGGTAAGGTCGTTCTCTGAGTCGTCGTGGGCCAGTAAGGTCTTCAGGGATGCAGTCTCTCCGTTACTCAGACCTCTCCTGGTGTAAACAGTACGTCTCATATTCAAACTCCAATTATTAATAATACATGGGACTTGTATAATCGCACTTTTCAATGACCCAAATGACTCACCTCATACAAGTCTTTCTATACTATATAGTATATATCATATGATCGACTTTTCATGTTGATCTAATATAACATCAAGGTGTGCCGCCCGCTCCATCCAAAAGCCTTTCTTTAAGGCCCAGAGTTCATAAAGCATCAGAGAGTGCTGATCtatgatcagttttgcctttcagatcataatgaatgaGATTACATGGACGGGAGGAAACCTGAGTGCAGACTAAGagactttgtgaatacaggcccaggtCAGAgttgagaggtcagaggtcagggttgtTACGTACCCGGCCCTGGTATCCTCTGCTCCGGAGGTGGACTCGTCTGCTGCGTCCTGGTCCACTTCTTCATCGTCGTCTTCGTCGGTGGTGCCCGACTCCTCGCTGGAGGAGGAGTAGTCTGTCACCTTGTGGGGGGGCCGCACATCCTCCACTGCCCGCAGCTCTTTGGCCAGGGCCGTCAGGTCCTAGAGGTCAGAAGTCAAGGAGGGGTCAAATAAGGCTCTGAATATTTTTTGTACTCCCTTTCCTAATGTCATCACTGATTTAAACCATGTCAGATCACTGACTACTAGTCTTACAGGGGGAGGATGCATGGTCAAAGGATTGAATCATTCCCCATACATTAAGGCCATAACATTAACATCAGTTAAGAGCAAGCCAACATAGGCTACTGAAAACAGCGTGATGTGCCAGGTAACAACTGGACTGGTGATAGAGTAAGAGAAACTGGATTGGGACGGAGCAGGCAGGAGGCAAGAAGACAGCAGGGAGAACGGCAGGTCAGAGGTGCATCGTCAGCCAATCACGTGGCAGccaaggagaggaggaccaatgagGCAAATGGAAAAGCGATGGAATTGGGCACTGAGCTTCTCACAGGACAACCCTCTTCTGAAACGGTTTAGCATACATGGTGGCCCATGCAGTGTGGAAATAAGCATAGCAACAGAGCATGAAATTCTTATGCACGCTTGCTTACCACGTCACCCTATACAATTCCCCCCATAATCACATCGTTGGAGTAATGGGATGCCACAGGTTGTCGTGTCATGGCCCATAGGGAACACCAAAAGATAAGACAATGGGATAGTCAGTCAGTCATACAAACACCACCAcactgttactgtagcaggctgcAGTGCTGGCCTGGTTTACAGCCAGATGCAGGGACCACTACCACAACAGTATGTGGATACAGTCATAAGAGACAGGTTCTTACGGCTGGCCGGTTGGGTCGGGCAAAGTCCTTCTTGTCGTCAGGCTTTTTGGCAGCGTTGTCGGGGCGTTGCAGTGGGGAGCCCTCAGACTTAGACGATgctggaggagaggatggtaAACCAACGTCAGTGGAAGACCTACAAGAAGCTAAATGCAGTATTGTACATCcagtatgctgtgtgtgtgtgtgtgtgtgtgtgtgtgtgtgtgtgtgtgtgtgtgtgttactcacagCGTGCTCTGAACCTCTCCCCAGAGCCGGCCTGGGAGCTGGAGTTGGAAGAGCCAGAGGAGCTGCCACTGCCAGGCCTGGGAACCAGCTTCTCCACTCGGTCCCAGAGCAGACGTGGCTCCGCATTACTGGAAGACAcacaacacaggagagagattgaaaacacacacacacacacacacacacttccccataCCCACCCCACAAACAATTTAACTTTTTCAAACACCACACAGAGTTGACCGCCTACCTGCCGGCGCTCCTCTGTACTGCCTGGTTGCTAGGCGGGGCAGAGGCctggagaggagagtctctgCGTGACAACACAGGGGACCTGGACGTTGTCCTCACTGGAACCTGTGGTAGTCAAGACAGACGCCCTCACACACCTGGCTACAGGAGCAtaaaccaccaccacacagcagGGCCTAGCACCGCTGCATAGCCCCAATCCCTCTTCCCAAATGGGGCTTCTACCCTCCAACTACAAATATATCGCTGGATCATTTTATTCATCTACAAAGACATGGATATTGGTAATGGACCCAGATCATTATTCAATAGCTATGATCTATTATCCCCACCAGGCAGTTCAGGATTTTCCAAACTCAGGAAACCCTGCTCTAGGTATTGGTTTTGGTCGGCCCTCCGTTACATTAGTGAACAGTGAATATGATGGGCATGCATGATGTACACGGTGAAGTACTAGAAGAGGAACTACTCATGAAGCCATGCAGGACCATATGGTGTGTAGTTAGCCAGTGGAAGCACAGCACTGATTGAGTAAAGCTAGTTATTATagggactccagtacagtacactgGGACAATTGCAGCTACAACCAGGAGTTATAATCAGTCACTGATTATACTACTGGACCAGACCACTAGTCTAATCTACCTTATTGTAGCTCTACACTATGCTGTGGGACTTAGCCTTATAATGGCGAAGGCAAAAGCCCACAGTGTAATCCCACTGGTGTTGAATGGGACACCCAGAGAGGCTGTAGACATGGCTAGCTTGCCCTTGAGGGGACCACAGATGGGGGCTGAAAAAGGGGGTCCTCTGGGGTGTCCTTTCTTACCCTGGGGGGCACCTCGTCGCTGGGGCCCGAGGCAGGGGGCTGGGGGTCAGTGCGTGCAGCTGATGGCGCGGCAGCAGAGGGGTGAAGGTGGTGGTTGTGGGGCTCCTGGGAGTGCAGATGGAGATGTGCAAAACTAGGAACCGCGGGTTCACTGAAGGAATGGGAGCGAGACACGACGGGGGGCGGGGCGGCGCTGCTGCTCTTAAGAGCGGCCAGGTGGGACCACTGGAccttccagacagacagacacacagaggggagagaacaggggggaggtaggagggagggggagaaggtcaaaccacagagtgaaggaacagAGATGATGGACATGGCTGAAAACATATGCATATACATGTAACATATGCATATAATAGACATGCATTGCACGTAGACGTCATGCAGTCAGACGTACACATACGAAACCGTCAAACAGGTTCACGCACAAAAACATTTACAGTAATGACAAATAATAGGATAGATGATAGAAAATAGATAGATAATAGATAGATGAAtggcacagtgtgaggggaacggAGATGAGTGAAGGGGAGCCAAGCAGCCAATCACATGCAGCCTCCTCTGGCATCCTGGGTAATGTTTATCACGCCACTGAAGGGACAACCTTTTGCTCAGGTCAATTAGTGGAAGGTTCCAGAAATCGCACTATGACACATAAAAGATATGAGTAGATCTACTGACATCACGGAGCACGTCATTGTATTGGGACCTCTACTAGCTCATCCACAGAGATTCATCATTCCATACCTGTGTGGGTGCTAGAATGGACAACTCGTGGAGACAATGCCTTGCTGTCAGATAACCTACTGTATGGAGAGcagtagatggagagagaggagggaaggatgaGGAGGGGTTTACCTGTGGTTCCATGGGCCGGTGCATGGCAGGCGGAACAGACTCGGAGGAGGAGCTGCCGTTAGAGAATGGTTCGGAGCGGGGGGGCACGGGGGGCTGCTTGGTGGGTGGGGCGCTCTGGGGGGAGCCCTGAATGTTCTTTCGGAAGCGCTCGTCGGCCTGGGAgtgcaggacagacagacagggtcagtGAGGATCAGCAGGGTCAAGGTTGAGGCATTAACGCAACGACAAAATACACAAGGAGAACGAGGAAGAGTCAACACTGAAGCCGACGCCTTGTTATCGACAGGGAGGGAAAGTCTGCTGACATGCACACGAGCCCACCTCAGACAGTCTGTTAATGACATCTTACACCTCCAGGGGGAGTCATCCCAGAgaacacagtctctctctaggacccAGCAGCACACATACATTAGTGTGGGCCTGAGCTGACCACATGCATAACAACCTCTCCAGTCACTTACCTGAAGAGTACAAGGCACAGCCGCATAACAAACCATCACGCTTATTTAGTATGTATGTGAGTGGAAGACaagagcaggaacccggactACTTTGTCTGCTTTTCATCACTGCGGCAGAGACAGCAATACAACTGGTAATTCACAAGAATGTGTGAAGTACTGACAGCTTCGACTTATCACCTACTGCTTAAGGCTATATCAATTCAAGCCTGTTGATTTAAATATTTGTGTTACATTCAGGTATGGCAACTCAACTGTGAATACATATGAAAGAAAATAGATGCATTTTTATGAAATTAATTACAGCTGACTAATGGCAAGAGAAAATGTACCGTGTTTTACGTAATAAAACCATTTGGTCCTAAACGCAAAATGATGTTGACAGAGATCCAGCTTGCAGCGCTTCAGTCTATACTTAGTCTTTTTCTTGCTCAGTCCTCTTAAGATTCAGATACGTCATCCTCAAGACGTTTTAGTAGAGAAGCATCAGATAGTCAAGCAAAGACTAGAGCCAGAAGTGAAGCAACACAGCTGTGCATTAGTTCAGTTTTAGAGAGGTGGTGGTTGTGAGCGACTGGCTTTCTTTTCTctcactgtcctctcctcttaCCCGGAAGGTCAAACAAAATGGTTGGCTGAGAAGTCTATTCGCTAATAATTTTGTGTAGCGCCACCAAATCAGAAACAGACAACGACATTGTTATCCTAGTAAGGTAAAGTTACAGGCTATTTTGTGTCGCATACATTAAACGCAGCGCTACATTGGATTGTGTGAGGTATTAAACACTATTTTAAGACGATAActgaaagaaaaaagaaaaccaTAACTCCAGCTCACACCACCAGGACTAATATAACACGCTGTGTGGGGCAGGCAGCTAGAATAGAAGTAGCAGCAGGAAGCAGGAGAAGGAAGTGATGTTGTGTTGGGGTTCACCTCTCTGATTGGCTGAGGATCACCAAGAGCGTCGCTAGGCTCCGAGTGGTCGGTCTGTGGGGACTTGGGGCCGTCTAGGCCCTCGGTCTGTGAGGGTTTAGTAACATCTGTGGACTGGGTGGCTAGCGCATCGCTATTGTCAGAGGGGGTATTGTCTGAGTCTTCAACACTGTTTGGGGACAGTTTCTGAGGGGTCTTGGTAGTATTATCCCAGGACATGGTTTGTGGGGACTTTGTGGTATCTGAGGACATTCTCCGGGTGGCGTTAGCAGGAACGTTGTCCAGGAAGTGGGTTTGTGGGGACCTAGTGTTATCGCAGGACGTTCTCCGTGAAGCAATAGCATTAACATTGTTGAGGAAGTGGAGTTGTGGTGCTGGGGCTCTATCGCCTACGGGGCCTGGAGACTTTGTCTGAGGGGCTTTGCTAGTACTGTCAGGGGACATTGTCTTGGGGTCTTCAGTCTTTTCGCAGGGCTGCGGTGGTTTATTGTCGTGCTGGAGGGACAGCAGATAGGCCTGCTCCTGCTGCAGACGCTTGTGGAGACGCTCTGCCTTCCGCTGCTCCTCCAGCTCCCTCCATTTGAACTCCTGATGCAGAGTGCGCGGCTGAGTTGAGGCACATTAGACATGGGGGAAAGTGGCTAATGGCATGTATAAGCTAATGCTGCCTTGGGGGGCATTTCTATTAAATTAAGCACTTGAAGACTGGTTCAGCCTAGTTCTATAAAGATGACGTAAACTTGATAAATTAAAGCCTACAAACATGTTAAATAAAGTCTACAATAAGATGCAGATTCTTTCATTTCATTACCcacaaataaattcatgttaCAACCTTCTTTTGCGAGTAATAGAAACAAAGTTGAGGATTGGGTGAATAGTGTTGAATGGTTCAATTTATGGGAAGCAAGACAGAATGGTGAATGCTGAGCAATAAAGAAACAaaaaggtatatatatatacacacacatctctctctcaactaATTTCCTCAGGATGTGAATGTAACCAGAGACACCGACCGAGAAACATAGGAACTCCATCTTCCTGTAGGGTATTTCCGAATGACAAATCTATACAACAGCTAACATCAACTATATATCATACAATATAGCAATAACACCTTGCCTTGATTACCATTTATGTTCTAGAAAAGAGCTTGCTCCTAAATGTGCGATCCAGTCCTGAAAACAGGGTCTTTCTCAGTGGGGTGCAACATTTACAACGTTGTCAATACAAATGTAATAGAATACACCTCCAGACACCATTCCCTGTTCTACTTAACAAAGACTGGGTGTTCTACGTAACCAATTTCTGAACGTCCTGTAACGTTGCACCCTCCTGAACGCGCCCCTGGAAAGTAAGTGGTAGGATGCAAGTTTCTTACCAGGAGCATGGCTTGTTCATGGAGCAGCTGCTGCTGCAGGATCTCCAGGTGCCTCTGCTCCTCTTCCAGCTGCCGACGAATGTACTCCTGTCAATCAAACACAGCCTCCATGATTGGATGAAATACAGGAAGTGACAAAACTGCCCAGCATGTAGGCCAATTAGAGTGCTTCTTGTCACTTAAAGACCTACCTGCTCACGGTCGctcctcctcttttcctcctccgCCCTCCGGCGCTCGTCGTCCTCTTTCCGCCGTCGTTCCATCTCCTCCATGCGCCTCTTCTCCTCCTGCTCGCGGCGGCGCTGCTCGCGCTCCTGCTGCCTCCTCATCTCGCGCTCGCGCCGCTGTTGCTGTGAGGCACCAGGagggggtgacagagagagaacctcAGGGATACGACAGACAGGGAGAGCTGAAATTCTAGTTGGGATTCCCTGTTCAAAGATATTATGAGATATCGCTGCTACTATGGCAATGATTTTCCATAGTAGCAGTGATCTGAATGATTTGAGGAAaacaagagaggatgggaagtcAAATACAGGCTTTGGTGAATTGATCAAGCGAGGAGCAGCTGTCTATAGATCTAGAAATATAGGACGCCTTTCATCCTTGTAATGGCAGtcttctgtgacagcatgggctgCGTCATTGTGGGCTATCCAAGTTCGACCCTCTATGGGGTGATCACAGTTTCTCTGTCCAATCGTGGCTGCAGGATCAACCTACACCCCGCCCATTTCTTCAGACAACAGAACTAGCCAATTAGAGTTATTCAGAGCATGCAGCACCTCACACTGTACTTGAACCCTAAATTCTACATACAAGTTTTACTAAAAACAAAATCAATGAATCAATGTTTATTAACTCTACCTCCTCCAGtcgcctcctctgctccttctGTTGCTCAATGCGTTTCTGTCTCTCGGCCAATAGTTGGCGCTTGTACTCCTCCTGCTCACGGAGCTGCTGCTCCTGCAGGAGCTGCTGTCGGCGCAGCGCCTCCGAGCGCTCCTTGTTCTCCTGCTGCAGCCGGATGAAGTCCTTACGCAGCGTCGACTCCCCCGGCATGTTCACTATGGAGCTGCAGGGTGGACCAGCGGATACGAGGGAATAGTCATTTGGTTCAAGGGAACAGTATGTTAGTTCATGAGTTAATTCAATGGAATGGTGAGTTAGTTCATGATTTTGTTCAAGGGAATAGTTGGTTAGTTTCTGTGTCCGATGGGTGGAGTTGTTTAGCGATTCCAGGTAGGCGTTCACTACACTGGTGGCAGGTGAGGAGTGCTATCCCGCTAGATTGTGAATTGCAAAATGAACTGTGTACATCAACATGTAACACTAAGACATTACCTaggctctccctcttgctctccagcatcctcctcttcctcctcactccCGCTGTACtcatattcagtctcatctgaaaaaCAAGACGTGGATAGTGTGGCAAGACGTAGAAACATGGGCTATTCAGTGTAAATTCAGTGTAAAAGCACATTAAAAAGGCCCAAAGCAGATGTTATGTCAACagcaaataatttctgggtaacaattaagtatgttaatgtgattgttttcaattaaaatggttcttagcaaagagcaatttataCTCCCAAAGTATCTGGGATTGGTCTGAGTTGGGAAAATGGTTTTGAAACAAGCAGAGATTTCAGGcaatcttttcaaacagctcttacactaaaagggcacggtcatcattttcacagtattactttAAGACTCTGTGATTGAACAGGTAGACTCacctttctcccccctcttcttctTGGTGCGGTCGATGTGGTCTTTGAGCTGGATGCGGACCTGCCTCTCGTTGGGCTGGTCCCTGATGAAGGGGTGCTTGAGCAGCTGCTCGGTGGGGGGGCGCTGGTTGTAGTTCTTCACCAGGGAGCCCTCGATGAAGCTGCAAAACTTCTTAGacctgaaaggggggggggggggggtcaagacaGATGAGGTCGCTAATGAGATTACCACCAGCCGTATTACCACCAGTAATCATGTGGACCGAGGGGCTCGTTGTCTGACATAAAATAAATCAATCTTCTACAACCCTCTGACAGACAAACTAAACTTACCGTCAAAAGGGCCTGAGAAACTACAAGTCTGAAATAGGAAGATCCTGTTTTATCCATTTAGACAGAAATCCAGTGAGCCTTTCATAACTTATATACAATGAATATTGTGGGAAAAACCCGTCTCAGAAGAAAAGCGGTCATAATCGTAAATGCACCGGTGCCAGAGGAAAGTCTCAGAGGGTTGAGTTTTCCCCTGGAATGAGGGCTGGGGAGCCTCGCCGTGAGCCAACAGGCCTTCCTCCCATGTGCCACAGCTgttcagagaggaggaggagggaggagagcgagagaggagacctCTAAACCCAGCTGACAGAATCTTGGTAActtaccacttcttagacttgagTCGCGGGGGAGGGTTCCTTGGGATGAGGAAGAGTGCTCGCATCGGATGCATGTCGCACAGCGCTGAAagtgaacacacacaccagaaGGGATAAAGGAGGAAATCCGTATAAACATGACAGCGAGAAAAGCAAAAGACAAGGGCAGAAGGAACCAACAGAGTTGCCATCTAAAAGAGACGATAGAGGTGGGATCTGGGGAAGGTAGGTACTTACGAGGAGCTCCTTCGGCCATTTCAATGGCAGTGATTCCAGTGGACCATAAGTCACTCTGAGAGAAACACAGTGAGAGAGGCATCAGacatagcaacacacacacacacacacacacacacacacacactacatcagtACTGAAGAGCAACATCCTCGACCCCACATCGTACCAGTAGCTAAAGATGTCAAGGAGGACATAGGGGGCAGGTTCATATAAGGGCTAAAACATCTGAGTACTGTGTGGAAGAGGGCGAGGGTCATACTCTGTAGTCGTAGGTGGCCTCAGGGTTCTCGTCACAGGCGATGACTTCGGGCGCCATCCAATAGGGCGTCCCGATGAATGTGTTCCTCCTCCCCACCGTCCGATCCAACTGGGCACTCACGCCAAAGTCCACTGAGAAGACAACCAATCAGAAGAGACAAGTTGAAACTAGTTATATACAACTGCATTGCAGTAAACGCCTAGACAAGGTGACTGGCTAAAATGGCTATGATTTTGGAGCTGAGATTGGTCTAAACCCTGCAGCTGCCAATCAGGGTTGTTGTCCGTAACGTACAAAACATAATGTCACTCACCAAGCTTGACCTCGGCGTTCTCTGTGAGCAGGACGTTCTGTCCCTTGATGTCACGGTGGATGACGTGGTGGGCGTGCAGGTGGGCCAGTccctgaagaggaggagggaggtgtgtagaggtgagaCCACATGTCTAAGACCAGAGCTGAGCATTGATAGAGTTCTATTTACATGTGTATTACGCAATGAACAAGGAGACTGAAGACAGGAAAAGGTAGAAGgaaagaggggatggagggggccGGAGGAGAGGCTCACCCGGAGGATTTCTCTGGAGATGTAGGCGATCCAGTCCTCCTTGAGCTGGTTGCCTTTAGTGTTCTTCACCAGGTCTGTGATGGAGCCCGCCCCACAGAACTCCATCACCAGctacaggaaacacacacacactcagatgaATACATAAGCACTTCTAAGGCTAAATGAGTGGCAAAACAGTAAAAGACTTAGGGATATTGCTCTGACTTATGCTACTGTAGATTTACCAGTTATGATTATTCAGCCATTGGGAAACACTCCTACTAGACACTCACCCACAGTTGGTCATCATGCCCCGGGGGACTCTTCTTGATAAAAGCACCGTAGTACGTGGCAATGTTTCTGTGATGGGAGTACTTCTTGAGCATATTGATCTCCAGTTTGatttcctcttcctcatcctacaggcacacagacaccaTTAGTCATTAGATAAAGAGAGAAGGCCGCAGGAGGAAGACGTCTTAGGAAAACAACTATCGTGTGTGTGGACGGTTACAGATGGATAACAGTCAATCATTTCCCACATTCCACAAAGGCCAAGTCTCGTGAGGGTTGGTAAGTGCCTTTGTAGAGGGGAATTAAACCTTCATTCATTCACGGGCCCCTAAACAATGTGACATCTCGGCTACGCAGTACACACACTGCCCTAACGACTTCTTTGTTTGGGAATTAATGATGTATGTATCtcattgtgtgagtgtgtgtgtgtggtccatgGCAGACAGAATCCATTATACTATCTGTGACCCATCTCTCTGTACGACTTAGGGGTGTGAACATTTAAACTAAATTAAGAAAAATCCCAAACAGAAACGTTTTCTTTCCACAAAATTAAAATCACAGTGCAGTTACATATTATTTTCCGTGTTAGAGTAAATAGGCTGTGAAAGGCCTGGCGAAAgttgtgcaatttaaatagaACCAGAGATGACGAGACGAACTTTAGGCTACTTTGGTGAATTTGCGAATCAAGGAAGACAAGACATTGCGAGAGACAGATTCCCAAGACATATGAGCACGGTTCTGGCTGCCCCCTCTGCCCACTCCCTGGCTCGCCTGCTCTTTCTCTTCTCTAATGATGCGAGTGTGTACGGCATTCCATTGTGAGACACAGCTTTTGATTGCCGATAGAtagtcagaaccgtgcactaggcctgtCTGCCTGGGTCCCAACCTGCCTATACTGTGCACCGCTCCTCTCTCGCCATCCAAGATGCGAGTGTTTGTTTTCACGGAATTACGGCAACAAATCAGTCTCCTCCGTTCTAAAAATACTTAATCTTAGGAGTCACATGGGTGTCGACGTATCAATTATTTTTGAGTCGACTCTCATACATTATGCCATCGTAGTTAACGGATGGAAAAACACAGAAAGGCAAGCGACAGCAGCTAAGCCCTGTATGGCAATactttgagaagttaaatgagaaggaaATGCAAACTTTGTGAGGTGGAATTTaggtacaggtgcaatgcttaaccatctggaAAAGGACTAACCGTGAGACCCAAACCGTTGCTGGCAATAGCGCAGCAGCATTGGGAATTGACGTGGTTTTTTATGAATTTTTCTTATTGTTTAtacagaaaatatattttttaattatttaaAAGACTTTTCATTTGTCACATCCCCAATACAACTGTACATGTATACATCAAATCCCCTCAGCTAAACTGGAATTCCATTAGAGCCCATGCCTACACATTTATTTCCAATTACAGGagataatcttttttttttaattttttatcagGCTTTTCAGCAGTAGAATATGATTTTAATGTGCTATCCCCATTCCCCACATCCATAACCTCCACACACAACCCCTCACAAATCAATGGGGTTTTACACATCCAAGACCTAAACACCCACATaacagcctccctcccccacctcacATGAAAACCGAGGAAGACCGCGAAAGGTCACCCCGCCAGTAGCTAAATCTCTTGTGTTGCAACAACTTAAAGAATGATTAACAGTGACAGTAACTGACACACTGCAAGTGTTAAACCCCAAGCCTTACAGAGAGCCCTGGTGGGAAGGAGGAGTCTGGACGATGGGGACATTAGTGAAGAGCGATACCCAGTTACTGTGCCGTTGGTGGTGCGTTTAAAGATGTACGTAGGTACACGCACACAGTTCTCTTCCACCAGACCCTTCCAGTACCAGCAGGTAGGGGCTGTCTGTCGGCTGTGCAGGCAGCCGTATTGCTGTGCAGGCAGCAGTTTCCCGCAGCTGTTTGTGAACAGGGACAGGCGGCTGGCTGCCTGAGCATTCCTGACAATCACTAGGACAAAAACGAAGGGGGGGGCCTCACTTTTGGGtatgtcattgtccatttagacaGAAATGTACATTTCATTGCCACTATCATTCAAGCGGTTAACTCAGCACCATGTAGGTCAAAGGGTAAAACAATACACAGCATAGCCAGGCATTTAAACTGGGAGAGCAGAGCATGGAGCTGGCTAACAGTGCTGCCCAGGACTGCCAtgcccacctctccctctctcagtaacagTTTGCCAGGACAA encodes the following:
- the LOC129859695 gene encoding mitogen-activated protein kinase kinase kinase kinase 4-like isoform X6; amino-acid sequence: MANDSPAKSLVEIDLASLRDPAGIFELVEVVGNGTYGQVYKGRHVKTGQLAAIKVMDVTEDEEEEIKLEINMLKKYSHHRNIATYYGAFIKKSPPGHDDQLWLVMEFCGAGSITDLVKNTKGNQLKEDWIAYISREILRGLAHLHAHHVIHRDIKGQNVLLTENAEVKLVDFGVSAQLDRTVGRRNTFIGTPYWMAPEVIACDENPEATYDYRSDLWSTGITAIEMAEGAPPLCDMHPMRALFLIPRNPPPRLKSKKWSKKFCSFIEGSLVKNYNQRPPTEQLLKHPFIRDQPNERQVRIQLKDHIDRTKKKRGEKDETEYEYSGSEEEEEDAGEQEGEPSSIVNMPGESTLRKDFIRLQQENKERSEALRRQQLLQEQQLREQEEYKRQLLAERQKRIEQQKEQRRRLEEQQRREREMRRQQEREQRRREQEEKRRMEEMERRRKEDDERRRAEEEKRRSDREQEYIRRQLEEEQRHLEILQQQLLHEQAMLLADERFRKNIQGSPQSAPPTKQPPVPPRSEPFSNGSSSSESVPPAMHRPMEPQVQWSHLAALKSSSAAPPPVVSRSHSFSEPAVPSFAHLHLHSQEPHNHHLHPSAAAPSAARTDPQPPASGPSDEVPPRVPVRTTSRSPVLSRRDSPLQASAPPSNQAVQRSAGSNAEPRLLWDRVEKLVPRPGSGSSSGSSNSSSQAGSGERFRARSSSKSEGSPLQRPDNAAKKPDDKKDFARPNRPADLTALAKELRAVEDVRPPHKVTDYSSSSEESGTTDEDDDEEVDQDAADESTSGAEDTRAGRGLSNGETASLKTLLAHDDSENDLTTPSKDGTLVIRQKHKSSSSFTPFIDPRLLQVSPSSGSSLNNMAAFGNDGRLVDALRADPSRKGSVVNVNPVNTRPQSDTPEIRKYKKRFNSEILCAALWGVNLLVGTESGLMLLDRSGQGKVYPLISRRRIQQMDVLEGLNVLVTISGKKNKLRVYYLSWLRNKILHNDPEVEKKQGWVTVGELEGCVHYKVVKYERIKFLVLALKNSVEVYAWAPKPYHKFMAFKSFGDLVHKPLLVDLTVEEGQRLKVIYGSSNGFHAVDVDSGAVYDIYLPTHIQTNIQSHAIIILPNTDGIELLVCYEDEGVYVNTYGRITKDVVLQWGEMPTSVAYIRSNQIMGWGEKAIEIRSVETGHLDGVFMHKRAQRLKFLCERNDKVFFASVRSGGSSQVYFMTLGRTSLLSW